A DNA window from Gillisia sp. Hel1_33_143 contains the following coding sequences:
- the murB gene encoding UDP-N-acetylmuramate dehydrogenase, translating into MILKENQDLTLYNNYRIEAFCKRAFLPQNEDDFIELYTVHRDSRKIILGGGYNVILSKKYYEEDFLLIGETFAQYKVTGNIIEAEAGIEMKKMSELALAHNLSGLEVFYDIPSSLGGAIVMNAGASGSEIKDHFLRARYLDLDDLKIKEITKDEASFEYRNSFFQKNTNKIVLKVWLELIPGDPVIIREKMDDIKTSRWAKQPKDYPNAGSVFKRPEGHYVGTMIEELGLKGFTVGGAQVSTKHAGFIINYNNATGEDVLNLIKKIQEKVYQEYKINLEVEQRII; encoded by the coding sequence ATGATATTAAAAGAGAATCAAGATTTAACTCTTTATAACAATTATAGAATTGAAGCTTTCTGTAAAAGAGCTTTTCTCCCACAAAACGAGGATGATTTTATAGAATTATATACCGTTCATAGAGATAGTAGGAAAATTATTTTAGGAGGTGGATATAATGTAATTCTGTCCAAAAAATATTATGAGGAAGATTTTTTGCTAATTGGGGAAACATTTGCCCAATACAAAGTTACAGGTAATATAATTGAAGCTGAAGCTGGAATCGAAATGAAAAAAATGAGTGAATTAGCATTAGCTCATAATCTTTCAGGTTTGGAAGTGTTTTATGACATTCCGAGCTCACTTGGTGGTGCAATCGTAATGAATGCTGGGGCAAGTGGTTCTGAAATCAAAGATCATTTTTTAAGGGCTAGATATTTAGATCTAGATGATTTAAAAATTAAGGAAATCACGAAAGATGAAGCCAGTTTTGAATATAGAAATTCATTTTTCCAAAAAAACACTAATAAAATTGTGTTGAAAGTTTGGTTAGAATTAATTCCGGGAGATCCAGTTATAATTAGAGAGAAAATGGATGATATTAAGACTTCAAGATGGGCTAAGCAACCTAAAGACTATCCTAATGCCGGGAGTGTTTTTAAAAGGCCGGAAGGTCATTATGTTGGCACAATGATTGAGGAATTGGGTCTAAAAGGTTTTACAGTAGGTGGCGCTCAGGTTTCTACAAAGCATGCAGGTTTCATTATTAATTATAATAATGCTACTGGAGAAGATGTGTTAAATCTTATTAAAAAGATTCAGGAAAAAGTTTATCAAGAATACAAGATTAATTTGGAAGTAGAACAGCGTATTATATAG
- a CDS encoding UDP-N-acetylglucosamine 1-carboxyvinyltransferase has product MNIKKASITGGQIPKGQVKVSGAKNSATKLLAASLICDKEVILNNFPTELVDANFKFEYIQDIGGILNIDRDNDQVKIDSSKLSSENLDHYNYAFRTTYLLVPGLIKKDGKAKIPYPGGCKIGQRGYDLHMMVWEKLGAKVEEFEDHIEVISEGFIGTDINFPISTIGGTESALICGAIAKGLTTIRNAYISPEVEDLINFLRASGVNIKVVGNSFIQIEGQSYIPGSIYSIMPDRIEALTWMVYGILSKGDITILDVPFSTMDIPLLHLKEAGIDFYRNSKNIRISDDCLVNGIIQPFELATGTHPGIISDMQPFYTLLGLHADGFSRIFDYRYPERIKYCEELSKFYNDRLTFESGKITTRGDSDIVPTAAEVTSTDLRGSMALVIAALLSDGVSVINNVDMALRGYNNLQKKLSELGVQIEITDQK; this is encoded by the coding sequence ATGAATATTAAAAAGGCTAGTATAACCGGAGGTCAAATTCCAAAAGGCCAAGTTAAAGTAAGTGGTGCAAAGAATTCAGCAACAAAATTATTAGCTGCATCTTTAATTTGCGATAAGGAGGTTATTTTAAATAATTTTCCAACGGAGTTGGTGGATGCTAATTTCAAATTTGAATATATACAAGATATTGGAGGAATCTTAAATATAGATAGGGATAATGATCAGGTTAAAATTGATTCATCAAAATTATCTAGTGAAAATTTAGATCATTATAATTATGCATTTAGAACTACATATTTGTTAGTTCCAGGTTTGATTAAAAAAGATGGAAAAGCTAAAATACCCTATCCAGGTGGTTGTAAGATCGGACAACGAGGTTATGACTTGCACATGATGGTTTGGGAGAAACTAGGCGCTAAAGTTGAAGAGTTTGAAGATCATATTGAAGTTATTTCAGAGGGTTTTATAGGTACTGATATAAATTTCCCTATCTCTACCATTGGCGGAACAGAATCTGCACTTATTTGTGGAGCTATTGCTAAAGGTTTAACTACAATTAGAAATGCGTATATATCACCAGAGGTAGAAGATCTAATAAATTTTTTAAGGGCTTCAGGGGTTAATATCAAGGTAGTGGGTAATAGTTTTATTCAGATTGAAGGACAAAGCTATATTCCAGGTTCTATATACTCTATTATGCCAGATAGAATTGAAGCTCTAACTTGGATGGTTTATGGAATCCTTTCTAAAGGAGATATTACTATTTTAGACGTTCCATTTTCAACAATGGACATTCCGCTATTGCACTTAAAGGAAGCAGGTATTGATTTTTATCGAAATAGTAAGAATATTAGAATTTCTGATGATTGCTTAGTTAATGGAATTATTCAACCTTTTGAATTAGCAACAGGTACACATCCTGGTATTATTTCTGATATGCAACCATTCTATACTTTACTAGGTCTTCATGCAGATGGTTTTAGTAGAATATTTGATTATAGATACCCGGAGAGAATTAAATATTGTGAAGAACTTTCTAAGTTTTATAATGATAGATTAACATTTGAAAGCGGGAAGATTACTACACGAGGGGATAGTGATATCGTTCCAACTGCTGCAGAGGTTACTTCCACCGATTTAAGAGGCAGTATGGCTTTGGTTATTGCAGCTTTGTTAAGTGATGGAGTATCTGTAATTAACAATGTGGATATGGCGCTTAGAGGTTATAATAATCTTCAGAAAAAGCTATCAGAATTAGGTGTGCAAATTGAAATTACAGATCAAAAATGA
- a CDS encoding SDR family oxidoreductase: protein MVKEQYSRLSSSKVLITGGAGFIGSNLCEALLKVGASVVCIDNFSTGKRENLLELQKDPNFELIEGDIRDLETCHKAMSGVDYVLHEAALGSVPRSLKDPITSNDVNVSGFLNMLVAARDANVKRFVYAASSSTYGDSENLPKVEHIIGKPLSPYAITKYVNELYADIFKKAYNLDTIGLRYFNVFGRKQDPNGAYAAVIPKFVIQLMNYESPVINGDGTYSRDFTYIDNVIQMNLLALSSESEKAANEVYNTAVGDRTNLLELTTLLKQYLSEFDPKIGDVEITHGPERAGDIPHSLASIDKAKSTLGYDPEFDIRSGLKEAVKWYWENLK from the coding sequence ATGGTTAAGGAACAGTATTCAAGATTAAGTTCTTCTAAAGTATTAATTACCGGTGGTGCGGGATTTATAGGTTCAAATTTATGTGAAGCACTTCTAAAAGTAGGTGCATCAGTAGTTTGCATTGATAACTTCTCAACTGGAAAGAGAGAAAACCTATTGGAACTTCAGAAAGATCCTAATTTCGAATTAATTGAAGGTGATATCAGAGATTTAGAGACTTGCCATAAGGCCATGTCAGGTGTTGACTATGTTTTGCATGAAGCTGCTTTAGGTTCTGTACCTAGATCCCTTAAAGATCCTATTACCAGTAACGATGTAAATGTTTCTGGCTTTTTAAATATGTTGGTTGCTGCTAGAGATGCAAATGTGAAAAGATTTGTTTATGCAGCGAGTTCATCAACTTATGGAGATTCCGAAAATCTACCAAAAGTAGAGCATATTATAGGAAAACCACTTTCTCCTTATGCTATTACCAAATATGTAAATGAACTTTATGCAGATATTTTTAAAAAAGCATATAATTTAGATACGATAGGTCTTAGATATTTTAATGTTTTTGGAAGAAAGCAAGATCCCAATGGAGCATATGCTGCGGTTATTCCAAAATTTGTAATTCAGCTTATGAATTATGAATCTCCTGTGATTAATGGTGATGGTACGTATTCTCGTGATTTTACTTATATTGATAATGTAATTCAAATGAACTTATTAGCATTGAGTTCGGAAAGTGAAAAAGCGGCTAATGAAGTTTATAACACTGCTGTTGGAGACAGAACAAACCTTTTAGAATTAACTACATTACTAAAGCAATATTTATCAGAATTTGATCCAAAGATTGGAGATGTTGAAATTACGCATGGACCTGAAAGAGCTGGTGACATTCCACATTCATTGGCTTCAATAGACAAGGCAAAATCAACCTTAGGTTATGATCCGGAATTTGATATTAGATCTGGGCTTAAGGAAGCGGTAAAATGGTATTGGGAAAATTTAAAATAA
- a CDS encoding nucleotide sugar dehydrogenase → MNKDTKIAVIGLGYVGLPLARLFATKYSVIGFDINQSRVAELMGGHDSTLEVEDELLKSALVDTPSDDNGLFCSTKLEDIKDCNYYIVTVPTPVDKNNRPDLTPLYKSSESVGKVLKKGDTVIYESTVYPGVTEDECVPVLERVSGLKFNVDFFAGYSPERINPGDKEHTVEKILKVTAGSTPEVGKRVNNLYANVITAGTHLAPTIKVAEAAKVIENSQRDINIAFVNELAKIFNMMDIDTHDVLEAAGTKWNFLPFKPGLVGGHCIGVDPYYLAQKAQELGYHPEIILAGRRMNDSMGQYVASEVVKLMLHNDLKVKGANILVLGITFKENCPDVRNTKVVDVIKHMKEYGMNVTVFDPLANPKEVEHEYSLETTKILPKQKYDAIVLAVSHNEFLEINFDALKAEKAVVYDVKGVLGDKCDKKL, encoded by the coding sequence ATGAATAAGGATACAAAAATAGCAGTAATCGGTTTAGGTTACGTTGGATTGCCTTTAGCTAGGTTGTTCGCAACTAAATATTCAGTAATTGGATTTGATATTAATCAAAGTAGAGTTGCAGAATTAATGGGTGGTCATGATAGTACATTAGAAGTTGAAGATGAATTGTTAAAATCTGCTTTGGTTGATACACCATCGGACGACAACGGCTTATTTTGCTCTACTAAATTGGAAGATATAAAAGATTGTAATTATTATATTGTTACTGTTCCTACTCCGGTAGATAAAAATAACAGACCAGATCTTACTCCATTATATAAAAGTAGTGAGAGTGTAGGGAAAGTATTGAAAAAAGGAGATACTGTTATTTATGAATCTACGGTATATCCGGGAGTTACCGAAGATGAATGTGTGCCGGTTTTAGAGCGTGTTAGCGGTCTTAAATTTAATGTAGACTTTTTTGCAGGATACTCACCAGAAAGAATTAATCCGGGTGACAAGGAGCATACGGTAGAGAAAATTTTAAAAGTTACTGCTGGATCTACGCCAGAAGTTGGAAAAAGAGTGAATAATTTATATGCAAATGTAATAACTGCAGGTACACATTTGGCACCAACGATTAAAGTTGCAGAAGCAGCAAAAGTAATTGAGAATTCGCAAAGAGATATTAATATTGCTTTCGTAAATGAGTTGGCTAAAATATTTAATATGATGGATATTGATACACATGACGTGTTAGAAGCCGCTGGAACCAAATGGAATTTTCTGCCATTTAAGCCAGGACTAGTTGGTGGTCATTGTATTGGTGTAGATCCTTATTATTTAGCTCAGAAGGCTCAAGAATTGGGGTATCATCCTGAAATTATACTTGCTGGTAGAAGAATGAATGATTCTATGGGACAATATGTAGCGTCAGAAGTTGTTAAGTTAATGTTGCATAATGACCTAAAAGTTAAGGGGGCAAATATTCTAGTTTTAGGAATAACTTTCAAGGAAAATTGTCCGGATGTAAGAAATACCAAGGTGGTTGATGTAATTAAGCACATGAAAGAATATGGTATGAATGTTACCGTTTTTGATCCTTTAGCAAATCCTAAAGAAGTTGAACATGAATATTCTTTAGAGACTACGAAAATATTGCCTAAACAGAAGTATGACGCTATAGTTCTTGCAGTTTCTCATAATGAATTTTTAGAAATAAATTTTGATGCTTTAAAAGCAGAAAAAGCGGTGGTTTATGATGTTAAGGGTGTTTTAGGTGATAAATGTGATAAAAAATTATAG
- a CDS encoding nucleotide sugar dehydrogenase, whose amino-acid sequence MKVKNICCIGAGYVGGPTMAIIAQKCPHINVTVVDINEKRISAWNDRDVNNIPIYEPGLSDIVAEARDRNLFFSTNVDEAIDKADMIFISVNTPTKTYGMGKGMAADLKFIELCARQIARVSTSDKIVVEKSTLPVRTAEALKNILVNTGNGVNFQILSNPEFLAEGTAVQDLLAPDRVLIGGDIDSDKGKEAVNALVDVYANWVSKDHILTTNVWSSELSKLTANAFLAQRVSSINAMSELCEKTGADVNEVAKAVGMDSRIGPKFLQSSVGFGGSCFQKDILNLVYIAKSYGLTEVADYWEQVIILNDHQKRRFAANIVKTLYNTVSGKKVAILGWAFKKDTNDTRESAAIYVSDYLLNEQAEIVVYDPKVTAEQIYADLDYLGSRTDSENRSLVKVVNSAKEACESAHAVAILTEWDEFKELNWKEIYDNMLKPAFLFDGRRLFERATKEKIGFEFYSIGN is encoded by the coding sequence ATGAAAGTTAAAAATATTTGTTGTATTGGAGCTGGATATGTAGGTGGTCCAACCATGGCAATAATAGCTCAAAAATGTCCGCATATAAATGTTACAGTTGTAGATATCAATGAAAAAAGAATTTCTGCTTGGAATGATAGGGATGTAAATAATATCCCAATTTATGAACCAGGCTTATCTGATATTGTTGCGGAGGCAAGAGATAGGAACTTGTTTTTTTCTACTAATGTAGATGAGGCTATTGACAAGGCAGATATGATATTTATATCTGTTAACACTCCAACCAAAACTTACGGAATGGGTAAGGGGATGGCAGCAGATCTTAAATTTATTGAATTATGTGCTAGGCAGATCGCTAGAGTTTCAACATCGGACAAGATTGTTGTAGAAAAATCTACTTTACCTGTTCGCACAGCAGAGGCCTTAAAAAACATTTTAGTGAACACAGGAAATGGAGTAAACTTTCAAATCCTATCGAATCCGGAGTTCTTAGCAGAAGGAACAGCGGTACAAGATCTATTAGCTCCAGATAGAGTATTAATAGGTGGAGATATTGATTCTGATAAGGGCAAGGAAGCTGTTAATGCATTAGTGGATGTTTATGCAAACTGGGTGAGCAAAGATCATATCTTAACAACGAATGTTTGGTCTTCTGAATTATCTAAACTTACGGCCAATGCATTTTTAGCACAGCGAGTTTCTAGCATAAATGCTATGAGTGAGTTATGTGAGAAGACGGGAGCTGATGTTAATGAAGTTGCTAAAGCTGTCGGGATGGATTCGAGAATCGGTCCGAAATTTTTACAATCATCAGTTGGTTTTGGTGGATCATGTTTTCAAAAAGATATATTAAATCTTGTATACATTGCTAAATCTTATGGTCTTACAGAAGTCGCAGATTATTGGGAGCAGGTGATAATTTTGAATGATCATCAAAAAAGGCGTTTTGCAGCTAATATTGTAAAGACATTATATAACACAGTTTCAGGAAAAAAAGTTGCGATTTTGGGTTGGGCCTTCAAAAAAGATACAAACGACACTAGAGAATCTGCAGCGATCTATGTATCAGATTATCTTTTAAATGAACAGGCTGAAATTGTTGTATATGATCCAAAAGTTACTGCAGAGCAGATTTATGCAGATTTAGATTATTTAGGATCAAGAACAGATTCAGAGAACAGATCTCTCGTAAAAGTGGTAAACTCAGCTAAAGAAGCTTGTGAAAGCGCTCATGCTGTAGCTATTTTAACAGAATGGGATGAGTTTAAAGAATTGAATTGGAAAGAGATTTACGATAATATGTTGAAACCAGCCTTTTTATTTGATGGTCGAAGATTATTCGAAAGAGCAACAAAAGAGAAAATTGGTTTTGAATTTTACTCCATAGGAAATTAG
- a CDS encoding MBOAT family O-acyltransferase: MLFNSLDFAVFLPIVFILYWFVFNKNLKWQNSLVAVSSYVFYGWWDWRFLSLIIFSTLVDYFIGIALSKEYAPSKRKILLWCSIVINLGFLGFFKYYNFFLDNFKSAFSFFGNEINSNSLDIILPVGISFYTFQTLSYTIDIYRGNLKPTSNFISFAAFVSFFPQLVAGPIERASNLLPQFYRNRKFEYSKAIDGLRQVLWGLFKKIVIADNCAEYANLIFNNSDDYSGSTLVIGALFFTFQIYCDFSGYSDIAIGISRLFGFNLMKNFAFPYFSRDIGEFWRRWHISLSTWFRDYLYIPLGGSRGGVWLKIRNTFIIFIVSGFWHGANWTFVIWGFLNALYFLPLLLTNRNRGNLDVVASNSSLPNMRELLSMLGTFLLTVLAWIFFRAENIRHSLSIFKEIFSKTLFSIPTVLPFMIILLLLFFITIEWSGRRNEYAIEKLGFKTSRYARWGFYMFIATLIFLFDGKEQAFIYFQF, encoded by the coding sequence ATGTTATTTAATTCCCTAGATTTCGCAGTATTCTTGCCGATTGTTTTTATTCTGTATTGGTTTGTATTTAACAAGAACTTAAAATGGCAAAACTCATTAGTAGCTGTATCTAGTTATGTTTTTTATGGTTGGTGGGACTGGAGATTTTTAAGCCTAATTATATTCAGCACATTAGTTGATTATTTTATTGGAATTGCGTTATCAAAAGAATATGCTCCTTCAAAAAGGAAAATTCTATTATGGTGCAGTATTGTAATTAACCTTGGTTTCTTAGGTTTTTTTAAGTATTATAATTTTTTTCTGGATAATTTTAAGTCTGCATTTAGTTTTTTCGGTAATGAAATCAATTCCAATTCATTGGATATAATATTACCGGTAGGTATAAGCTTTTATACTTTTCAAACTCTCAGTTATACTATAGACATATATAGAGGTAATTTAAAACCTACTTCGAATTTTATATCATTTGCTGCGTTCGTTAGTTTTTTTCCGCAGTTAGTGGCTGGTCCAATAGAAAGAGCATCTAATTTACTTCCGCAGTTCTATAGAAATCGAAAATTTGAATATTCAAAAGCTATAGATGGTCTTAGGCAGGTTTTATGGGGACTTTTCAAAAAAATTGTTATTGCAGACAATTGTGCAGAATACGCAAATTTAATATTTAATAATTCCGATGATTATTCTGGCAGCACCTTAGTAATTGGTGCATTATTTTTTACATTCCAAATATATTGTGATTTTTCGGGTTATTCTGATATCGCAATAGGAATTTCAAGATTGTTTGGTTTTAATTTAATGAAAAATTTTGCTTTTCCATATTTTTCAAGAGACATAGGAGAATTTTGGAGACGTTGGCACATTTCACTATCCACTTGGTTTCGTGATTACCTTTATATACCTCTGGGAGGTAGTAGAGGTGGTGTATGGCTCAAAATACGGAACACTTTTATAATATTTATTGTTAGTGGTTTTTGGCATGGTGCTAATTGGACATTTGTGATTTGGGGATTTTTGAATGCATTGTACTTTCTACCTTTACTTTTAACTAATAGAAATAGGGGTAATTTGGATGTTGTAGCATCAAATTCTTCCTTACCTAATATGAGAGAGTTGCTTAGTATGTTAGGAACTTTTCTTTTAACCGTTTTAGCATGGATATTTTTCAGAGCAGAAAATATTAGACATTCTCTAAGTATTTTTAAAGAGATTTTTTCAAAAACATTATTTAGTATACCTACTGTTCTTCCTTTTATGATTATTCTATTGTTATTATTCTTCATAACCATAGAATGGTCTGGAAGGCGCAATGAATATGCAATAGAAAAATTAGGGTTTAAAACTTCACGTTATGCTAGATGGGGCTTCTATATGTTCATTGCAACATTGATCTTTCTTTTTGATGGAAAGGAACAAGCATTTATTTATTTCCAATTTTAA
- a CDS encoding MBOAT family O-acyltransferase produces the protein MLFNSLDFAIFLPIVFILYWFVFNKNLKHQNLLVAFSSYVFYGWWDYRFLSLIIFSTILDYWIGRGIVSTNSPKNKKILLWISILVNLGFLGVFKYYNFFIDNFKSAFSIFGYELNTNSLNIILPVGISFYTFQTLSYSIDVYRGNLKPTNDFVKFAAFVSFFPQLVAGPIERATNLLPQFYKKRNFSYENSVNGLRQILWGLFKKVVIADNCAVYANYIFENSAELPGSTLFIGALLFTIQIYCDFSGYSDIAIGTSKLFGFNLMQNFAFPYFSRDSAEFWRRWHISLSTWFRDYLYIPLGGSKGGVKVKIRNTFIIFIVSGFWHGANWTFIIWGALNAIYFLPLLLSNKNRNNLGMVAENSMFPSLKEFLQMLSTFILTIFAWIFFRSENLGHAISYIGSIFSESFFVYPPDLDVIGLQKILIILIIFFFGIEWYGRKGEHALDHLAIVKSKFLRWTFYCFIIFLIGVFMFTEKTSFIYFQF, from the coding sequence ATGTTATTCAATTCCTTAGATTTCGCAATTTTTTTACCAATAGTGTTTATTCTCTATTGGTTTGTTTTCAATAAAAATTTAAAACATCAAAATTTACTAGTTGCATTCTCCAGTTATGTTTTTTATGGATGGTGGGATTATAGGTTCCTATCTTTAATAATTTTCAGTACTATTTTGGACTACTGGATAGGTCGAGGAATTGTAAGTACAAATTCTCCAAAGAATAAGAAAATACTATTATGGATTAGCATATTAGTTAACCTTGGATTTCTTGGAGTTTTTAAATATTATAATTTCTTCATCGATAATTTTAAAAGTGCGTTTTCAATTTTTGGATATGAGCTAAATACAAATTCGCTTAATATCATCCTACCAGTCGGTATAAGTTTTTATACTTTCCAAACTTTAAGCTATAGTATTGATGTTTACAGAGGTAATTTAAAACCCACAAACGATTTTGTGAAATTTGCTGCTTTTGTTAGTTTTTTTCCTCAATTAGTTGCTGGACCTATAGAAAGGGCGACCAATTTATTACCCCAGTTTTATAAAAAAAGAAATTTTTCTTATGAAAATTCAGTAAATGGTTTAAGACAAATTTTATGGGGATTATTTAAAAAAGTTGTGATTGCAGATAATTGTGCAGTATATGCTAATTATATTTTCGAAAACTCTGCAGAACTACCTGGCAGTACTCTTTTTATAGGCGCACTTCTTTTTACAATACAGATATATTGTGATTTTAGTGGATACTCAGATATAGCAATAGGAACATCAAAATTATTTGGATTCAATCTTATGCAGAATTTTGCATTTCCCTATTTCTCCAGAGATAGTGCAGAGTTTTGGAGAAGGTGGCATATCTCTTTATCTACTTGGTTTAGAGATTATTTATATATTCCTTTGGGTGGAAGTAAAGGAGGTGTTAAGGTGAAAATTAGAAATACCTTTATAATTTTCATTGTTAGTGGTTTCTGGCATGGTGCTAATTGGACATTTATTATTTGGGGTGCTTTAAATGCTATCTACTTTTTGCCCTTATTACTATCTAACAAAAATCGAAATAATTTAGGAATGGTTGCAGAAAATTCTATGTTCCCAAGCTTAAAGGAGTTCCTACAAATGCTGAGCACATTTATTTTAACAATTTTTGCTTGGATCTTTTTTCGATCAGAGAATTTAGGTCATGCTATTAGTTATATTGGAAGTATTTTTTCTGAGTCATTTTTCGTATACCCACCTGATTTGGATGTTATTGGTTTACAAAAGATTTTAATTATCTTAATAATATTCTTTTTTGGAATTGAATGGTATGGGAGAAAAGGAGAACATGCATTGGATCATTTAGCTATTGTTAAGTCTAAGTTTCTGAGATGGACCTTCTATTGTTTTATTATTTTTTTGATAGGTGTATTTATGTTTACTGAAAAAACCAGTTTTATTTATTTTCAATTTTAA
- a CDS encoding asparagine synthetase B family protein, with amino-acid sequence MYLIKISIKQQKFHFPELENEIIYNYNNFEIQICYDNFLNSVSENDNDLTFTETPTGNVIQNDDNSALDYVSMFFDKTSGRLNVEKKILSGRKVYYYHTEDEILISSHIKLLKKAGVQLFENTAILPEFFVHRFVTAPNTLYKDIFQLKPSEKISVQLDGNAIVLLKNKDYAPFSKSSNKDLVYSNAENYQDKIKNLLEKSLTNLRPVKDRVTSMLSGGLDSSILYKILYHKFNISTSFSTCYPFDNKEVGEAQYAKTAAEYFKADHQHKEFTNNDYVKGVIESIYLAEEPLFHLQTVMFNLLFKNMPNNKIVISGQGADGFFGSPSHNSLNNSQKLKYKLLSIPPFPKLIWKFGDHSLSKELNIAKRYRDTKHLPFANKDHFIWSIGNQGDKKWVAKYFNVTEEQINSNRLKIIDNVSDKSLYEIMTSLDFIGDKSATEGIWSKIAEAHKNIIYYPFNNENLIKYNMSLPWDLKLKKMKGLLHYVARQNDVPEFIINRKKKGFFISPTDWIGQGVMNPLIPLAAKVVDIKILKELQKNSKGFLFWNFLNYAIWKRLFIDNESVESLLNELELK; translated from the coding sequence ATGTATTTAATTAAGATTTCTATTAAACAACAAAAATTTCATTTTCCAGAATTGGAGAATGAGATAATATACAATTATAATAATTTCGAGATACAGATTTGCTATGATAATTTTTTAAATAGTGTTAGTGAAAATGATAATGATTTAACGTTTACAGAGACTCCTACTGGAAATGTGATTCAAAACGATGATAATTCAGCTTTAGATTATGTAAGTATGTTTTTTGATAAGACATCTGGCAGATTAAATGTTGAAAAGAAAATACTATCGGGACGAAAGGTCTATTACTATCATACAGAAGATGAAATTCTTATTTCGAGTCATATTAAATTATTAAAGAAAGCAGGTGTTCAACTCTTTGAGAATACAGCTATTTTACCAGAATTTTTTGTTCATAGGTTTGTTACAGCTCCTAACACTTTATATAAGGATATTTTTCAATTAAAACCAAGTGAAAAAATTAGTGTACAGCTAGACGGTAATGCGATAGTTCTTCTTAAAAATAAGGATTATGCACCCTTCAGCAAAAGTAGTAACAAAGATCTCGTTTATTCTAACGCTGAAAATTATCAGGATAAAATTAAAAATTTGTTAGAAAAAAGTTTAACAAATTTAAGACCTGTAAAAGATAGGGTGACGAGTATGTTAAGTGGAGGTTTAGATTCTTCCATACTTTATAAGATATTATATCACAAGTTTAATATTTCTACATCTTTTTCTACATGCTATCCTTTTGACAATAAAGAAGTTGGAGAGGCGCAATATGCTAAGACAGCAGCAGAATATTTTAAGGCAGATCACCAACATAAAGAATTTACCAATAATGATTATGTAAAAGGTGTAATTGAATCTATATATCTAGCAGAAGAGCCCTTGTTTCATTTACAAACGGTAATGTTCAATTTATTGTTTAAAAACATGCCAAACAATAAAATTGTTATTTCTGGTCAAGGAGCTGATGGATTTTTTGGTTCACCAAGCCATAATAGTCTTAATAATTCTCAAAAGTTAAAGTATAAATTATTATCTATTCCACCGTTTCCTAAGCTTATTTGGAAATTTGGTGACCACAGTTTGTCTAAGGAATTAAATATTGCTAAGCGCTATAGAGATACTAAACACCTTCCTTTTGCAAATAAGGATCATTTTATTTGGTCTATAGGGAATCAAGGTGATAAAAAATGGGTAGCAAAATATTTTAATGTAACAGAAGAACAGATTAATTCTAATAGACTCAAAATTATAGATAATGTATCAGATAAATCTTTGTATGAAATTATGACAAGTTTAGATTTTATTGGAGATAAATCTGCGACAGAGGGTATATGGTCCAAAATTGCTGAAGCACATAAAAATATTATATATTACCCCTTCAATAATGAAAATCTTATAAAATATAATATGTCTCTTCCTTGGGATCTTAAACTAAAAAAAATGAAAGGTCTATTGCATTATGTTGCCAGACAAAATGATGTGCCAGAGTTTATAATTAATAGAAAAAAGAAAGGTTTCTTTATTTCACCGACAGATTGGATTGGACAAGGTGTAATGAACCCATTAATACCCTTAGCAGCAAAGGTCGTAGATATTAAGATCCTAAAAGAATTACAAAAAAATTCTAAAGGTTTTTTATTTTGGAACTTTTTGAATTATGCTATTTGGAAGAGATTATTTATTGACAATGAATCTGTTGAAAGTCTTCTAAACGAATTAGAGTTGAAGTAA